One window of the Benincasa hispida cultivar B227 chromosome 3, ASM972705v1, whole genome shotgun sequence genome contains the following:
- the LOC120072860 gene encoding glutaredoxin-C9-like: MPQHSLSLEIESFSLPNLQIMHQAIPYRTWIPAAASSSCKAAEPSGDGVEKLVSKNAVVVLAKRGCCMSHVLKLLLLGHGVNPAVVAVGEEDEVDIAGEIGKFSPGTGDGNDGRVQFPVVFVGGKMFGGLEKVMAAHISGELVPALKDAGALWL, from the coding sequence ATGCCCCAAcattctctctctctcgaaATTGAATCTTTTTCTTTACCAAATTTGCAAATAATGCACCAAGCAATTCCGTACAGGACGTGGATTCCGGCCGCCGCTTCCTCCTCCTGCAAGGCAGCCGAGCCTTCCGGCGATGGAGTTGAAAAATTGGTGTCCAAGAATGCCGTTGTGGTTCTGGCGAAGCGTGGGTGTTGTATGAGCCATGTTTTGAAACTGCTGTTGTTAGGCCACGGTGTCAACCCGGCCGTCGTTGCTGTCGGTGAGGAAGATGAGGTGGATATTGCCGGCGAGATTGGGAAATTTTCCCCCGGCACCGGAGATGGGAATGATGGGAGAGTACAGTTTCCGGTGGTGTTTGTCGGCGGGAAAATGTTTGGTGGGTTGGAAAAAGTGATGGCGGCTCATATTTCCGGTGAATTGGTGCCGGCGTTAAAGGATGCGGGTGCTCTGTGGCTTTGA